In Mobula hypostoma chromosome 10, sMobHyp1.1, whole genome shotgun sequence, a single genomic region encodes these proteins:
- the prmt5 gene encoding protein arginine N-methyltransferase 5 has product MAAGARVSSGRDVNAVPDVGESLGTAGGQGFDFLCMPIVHPRFRREFCAGPAKDRPAALTRSDLLLSGRDWNTLIVGKLSPWIQADSEDEQVRRNSEEALLQELNFAAYLGVPAFLLPLRQMNNSNLARVLINHLLTGHHSTIFWIRVPLISWEDMREDLVENDPVVRSEDCSEEETTWLWWHHFRSLCDYNKRIALALEVGPDLPSDAVIDRWLGEPIKAAVLPTSIFLTNKKGFPVLSKMHQNLVYRFFKLEVQFVITGSNRHSDKEFRSYLQYLEYLNQHRPPPNSYETYAKGYEDYLQCPLQPLMDNLESQTYEIFEKDPIKYSQYQQAVYRCLLDRIPESEKDTNVHILMVLGAGRGPLVNASLRAARQADRKIKVFAIEKNINAVVTLQNWKYEEWGDQVTVVSSDMRDWQAPVKADIIVSELLGSFGDNELSPECLDGAQRFLKEDGVSIPSQYTSFLAPISSSKLYNEVRASREKDRDPEAQFEMPYVVRLHNFHQLAAPQPCFTFTHPNRGVFNNNRYKCLEFDIKLNTVLHGFAGYFETTLYKEVTLSIRPETHSPGMYSWFPILFPLKQPIPVKAGEMVCARFWRCANPKKVWYEWAVTSPECSAIHNPTGRSYTIGL; this is encoded by the coding sequence ATGGCGGCAGGGGCGCGTGTGTCGAGTGGTCGCGATGTGAATGCAGTTCCAGACGTCGGGGAGAGCCTAGGTACAGCGGGTGGGCAGGGATTCGATTTCCTCTGCATGCCCATCGTGCACCCCCGCTTCAGGCGGGAGTTCTGCGCGGGGCCGGCTAAGGACCGGCCGGCGGCCCTGACCCGCTCCGATCTGTTGCTGTCTGGCCGGGACTGGAACACGCTCATCGTGGGCAAGCTGTCGCCATGGATACAGGCGGACTCAGAGGacgagcaggtgaggagaaactcGGAAGAGGCCCTGCTGCAGGAGCTGAACTTTGCGGCCTACCTCGGTGTCCCCGCGTTCCTACTGCCGCTGCGGCAGATGAACAACAGTAACCTGGCAAGGGTGCTGATCAACCACTTGCTGACCGGACACCACTCCACGATCTTCTGGATCCGGGTGCCGCTCATCTCCTGGGAGGACATGCGGGAGGACCTAGTAGAGAATGACCCGGTGGTGCGCTCGGAGGACTGCAGCGAGGAGGAGACGACCTGGCTGTGGTGGCACCATTTCCGCTCCTTGTGCGACTACAACAAGAGGATCGCGCTGGCCCTCGAGGTCGGGCCAGATCTGCCGTCCGACGCTGTCATCGACCGCTGGCTCGGGGAGCCCATCAAGGCGGCCGTGCTGCCCACCAGCATCTTCCTGACCAACAAGAAGGGCTTCCCCGTCCTGTCCAAGATGCATCAGAACCTGGTCTACCGGTTCTTCAAGCTGGAGGTGCAGTTCGTGATCACCGGGTCAAACCGTCACTCGGATAAGGAGTTCCGCTCTTACCTGCAGTACCTCGAATATCTCAACCAGCACCGACCCCCGCCCAACTCGTACGAAACCTACGCCAAGGGATACGAAGACTACCTGCAGTGCCCGTTACAGCCCCTCATGGATAACTTGGAGTCTCAGACCTACGAGATTTTCGAGAAAGACCCGATCAAATACTCGCAGTACCAACAGGCTGTCTACAGGTGTCTGCTGGACAGGATCCCGGAGAGTGAGAAGGACACAAACGTTCATATCCTGATGGTTCTGGGAGCGGGCCGGGGCCCCCTGGTCAATGCCTCTCTGCGAGCTGCCCGACAGGCTGACCGGAAGATTAAAGTGTTCGCCATTGAGAAGAACATCAATGCTGTCGTCACGCTTCAGAACTGGAAGTATGAGGAGTGGGGGGACCAGGTGACAGTGGTCTCCTCTGATATGAGGGACTGGCAGGCGCCCGTGAAGGCAGACATCATCGTTAGCGAGTTGCTGGGCTCCTTTGGAGACAACGAGCTGTCGCCAGAATGCTTGGATGGAGCGCAGAGGTTCCTGAAGGAGGACGGAGTGAGCATACCCAGCCAGTACACCTCTTTCCTCGCTCCCATCTCCTCGTCCAAGCTTTACAACGAGGTGCGCGCCAGCAGAGAGAAGGACCGCGACCCGGAGGCTCAGTTTGAAATGCCCTATGTGGTTCGACTGCACAACTTCCACCAGCTGGCTGCTCCTCAGCCCTGCTTCACTTTCACACACCCTAACCGGGGTGTCTTCAACAACAACCGCTACAAGTGCCTGGAGTTTGACATCAAGCTGAATACTGTGCTGCACGGGTTTGCCGGCTACTTTGAGACCACCCTGTACAAGGAGGTGACGCTGAGCATCCGCCCAGAGACTCACTCCCCGGGCATGTACTCCTGGTTCCCCATCCTCTTCCCCCTGAAGCAACCCATTCCTGTGAAGGCAGGGGAAATGGTGTGCGCCCGCTTCTGGAGGTGTGCCAATCCCAAGAAGGTGTGGTATGAGTGGGCAGTGACCTCGCCAGAGTGTTCTGCCATCCACAACCCTACTGGCAGATCGTACACCATTGGCCTGTGA